In the Parafrankia discariae genome, one interval contains:
- a CDS encoding type IV secretory system conjugative DNA transfer family protein, which yields MTTLVDLDGGDQADPVPASDPQGAPLLIRAGERLAGPGEDLHTARAELTLGLDDALPLRTLGFDPDPLTPFARAYAQLRPDLGETAEICLDLLPVTPAQRRARVHRAVRAEGTGGPPGRAGQLLHLADTAIGATITLTDQLFAETFGGPRPGGGRTGPGGQGARQPGPLETAQVRARTRAVSAKLLSTDPLWQMQLLLRTRSAIPGRAEAHLHVLIGCFKQWAGENHLTAVGANLGWLHLGADSQLRRGRFDRRMDTGRFRPRSRSWVSTTEIAGLLKPPTRRCTAGNVERGFEIPPPPATLPTYSRDRTDLVPLGLVRTDTGWRPVGVKVRETQFTLFSGRSGWGKTETSLGRFLALVRCAGMGGFLLDPHRDGLALAKEYLVDQGARVLELDMSPRGSDTRQAAWNPLSMEGFTVDDVDARAGAVVAAFASAMGWTETNTRALSIITMAAQSLCELALQLPPDLAPTIFQIPSILSNEDWRESVIPHLSPAMRDYWSTRFKRVADHVTPVTNIIDRMRSSKTIAGVFGSSRSTYNVRHAMDTGKIVLACPSGLDDKDRLIANMLVFDLFRAARSRQDIVDPAARRPCHAFIDELPAIDGGSRGTLARILEQTRKYGLFLHAATQQPEALTPTTLKAFLTNRSHLFSSSVMEESARLLARNWGGAVTPETIIGLERYTHLAGVTLDGVIHPPFLVRGLTVHQLFGDVHAPDRIDELDAAIDRNLHRRPIAETIADLDGKDEAILTALSTPTPAAPRPPAGSSPRGRGRSVTTTVPVDLSSPTAAAAAPSEDVPASSAVTDLADAQHPQGRGRGL from the coding sequence ATGACCACACTCGTTGATCTAGACGGCGGCGACCAGGCCGACCCCGTCCCCGCGTCCGACCCGCAGGGCGCGCCGCTGCTGATCCGTGCCGGTGAGCGTCTCGCGGGCCCCGGGGAGGACCTGCACACCGCCCGCGCTGAGCTCACCCTCGGTCTCGACGACGCGCTGCCGCTACGCACCCTGGGGTTCGATCCCGACCCGCTCACCCCGTTCGCCCGGGCCTACGCCCAGCTGCGCCCGGACCTGGGGGAAACCGCGGAGATCTGCCTGGACCTGCTGCCCGTCACCCCCGCCCAACGCCGCGCCCGTGTGCACCGCGCGGTGCGCGCCGAAGGCACCGGCGGCCCGCCGGGACGCGCAGGGCAGCTACTTCACCTCGCCGACACCGCGATCGGCGCGACGATCACCCTGACCGATCAGCTGTTCGCCGAAACCTTCGGGGGCCCCCGCCCCGGCGGTGGCCGGACCGGACCGGGCGGGCAGGGAGCGCGTCAACCGGGGCCGCTGGAGACCGCGCAGGTCCGGGCGCGGACCCGGGCGGTGTCCGCCAAGCTGCTCTCGACCGATCCGCTGTGGCAGATGCAGCTGCTGCTACGGACCCGCTCGGCGATCCCGGGCCGCGCCGAAGCTCACCTGCACGTCCTGATCGGCTGCTTCAAGCAGTGGGCGGGCGAGAACCATCTCACCGCCGTCGGCGCCAATCTCGGCTGGCTGCACCTGGGCGCCGACAGCCAGCTGCGGCGCGGCCGGTTCGACCGGCGAATGGACACCGGCCGATTTCGACCCCGGTCCCGCTCGTGGGTCAGCACTACTGAGATCGCCGGGTTGCTCAAACCTCCGACCCGCAGGTGCACCGCGGGCAACGTCGAACGCGGCTTCGAGATCCCCCCGCCGCCGGCAACGTTGCCCACCTACAGCCGCGACCGGACCGACCTCGTCCCCCTGGGGCTGGTCCGTACCGACACCGGCTGGCGGCCGGTCGGGGTGAAGGTGCGCGAAACCCAGTTCACCCTGTTCTCCGGACGGTCCGGCTGGGGCAAGACAGAAACGTCACTGGGTCGTTTCCTCGCCCTCGTCCGCTGTGCGGGGATGGGCGGGTTTCTGCTGGACCCGCACCGCGACGGCCTCGCCCTGGCCAAGGAGTACCTCGTCGACCAGGGCGCCCGGGTGCTCGAGCTGGACATGTCTCCGCGCGGGTCGGACACCCGGCAGGCGGCGTGGAACCCGCTGTCGATGGAGGGGTTCACCGTCGATGACGTCGACGCCCGCGCCGGGGCGGTCGTGGCGGCGTTCGCCTCGGCGATGGGCTGGACCGAAACCAACACCCGCGCCCTGTCGATCATCACGATGGCGGCGCAGTCGCTGTGCGAGCTCGCCCTGCAGCTACCCCCCGACCTGGCGCCGACGATCTTCCAGATCCCCAGCATCCTGTCGAACGAGGACTGGCGGGAGAGTGTCATCCCCCACCTGTCGCCGGCGATGCGGGACTACTGGTCCACCCGGTTCAAGCGGGTCGCCGACCACGTCACCCCCGTCACGAACATCATCGACCGGATGCGGTCGAGTAAGACGATCGCCGGGGTGTTCGGGTCCAGCCGCAGCACGTACAACGTGCGCCACGCCATGGACACCGGCAAGATCGTGCTCGCCTGCCCGTCCGGTCTCGACGACAAGGACCGGCTGATCGCGAACATGCTGGTCTTCGACCTGTTCCGCGCCGCCCGTTCCCGCCAGGACATCGTCGACCCGGCCGCGCGCCGGCCCTGCCATGCGTTCATCGACGAGCTGCCCGCGATCGACGGCGGCAGCCGCGGCACCCTGGCCCGCATTCTCGAGCAGACCCGCAAGTACGGGCTGTTCCTGCACGCCGCCACCCAGCAGCCCGAGGCGCTGACCCCCACCACGCTCAAGGCGTTCCTGACCAACCGGTCGCACCTGTTCTCCTCCTCGGTGATGGAGGAGTCCGCACGGCTACTGGCCCGCAACTGGGGTGGCGCCGTCACCCCGGAGACGATCATCGGGTTGGAGCGGTACACCCACCTGGCCGGCGTCACTCTCGACGGAGTCATCCACCCGCCGTTCCTGGTCCGTGGCCTGACCGTGCATCAGCTGTTCGGTGACGTGCACGCCCCCGACCGCATCGACGAGCTCGACGCGGCGATCGACCGCAACCTGCACCGGCGGCCCATCGCCGAGACCATCGCCGACCTAGACGGCAAGGACGAGGCGATCCTCACCGCACTGAGCACCCCCACCCCCGCCGCACCGCGACCACCCGCAGGGAGCTCACCGCGCGGGCGCGGGCGCTCGGTCACGACGACCGTCCCCGTCGACCTCAGTAGCCCCACCGCCGCAGCGGCAGCCCCGTCGGAGGATGTGCCCGCCAGCTCCGCCGTGACCGACCTCGCCGATGCCCAGCACCCACAGGGCCGCGGGCGGGGGCTGTGA